A part of Oncorhynchus clarkii lewisi isolate Uvic-CL-2024 chromosome 17, UVic_Ocla_1.0, whole genome shotgun sequence genomic DNA contains:
- the LOC139369660 gene encoding procathepsin L-like has product MQMKLLLMALCAVVSSFKQPLSTELDAIWEEWKTQHGKQYSKVDEGLRRMIWETNQRLIRQHNLEAEIGKHTFTLGINQFGDMTNKEYNALLTANDAEEVKSLDGIPLSKWNCSLSAAPETWDWRQYGYVTPVKNQGSCGSCYAFAAVGALEGQLFKQTGTLLPLSEQNLVDCSGDYHNNGCDGGLAMRCFSYVSDHGIMSERKYPYTAEVGPCEYQNATKEAWCKGFNRVPSLDEKVFRDTLYEVGPIAVSVNATHPSFKFYKDGVLYEPDCSTRTNHAVLAVGYGSSYLDYWIVKNSWGTGWGRDGYILMARGYNQCGIARRPVYPIM; this is encoded by the exons aTGCAGATGAAACTCCTACTAATGGCACTGTGTGCAGTGGTGTCCTCTTTCAAACAACCACTGAGCACTGAGCTGGATGCTATCTGGGAGGAGTGGAAAACCCAACATGGCAAACAGTATTCAAAG GTGGATGAGGGCTTGCGAAGGATGATCTGGGAGACAAACCAACGCCTCATCCGTCAACACAACCTGGAGGCAGAAATAGGAAAGCACACCTTCACCCTGGGAATTAACCAGTTTGGAGACATG ACGAATAAAGAGTACAACGCTTTGTTGACTGCTAATGATGCTGAAGAGGTGAAAAGCCTGGATGGGATCCCCCTGTCTAAGTGGAACTGCAGTCTCTCAGCAGCTCCTGAGACATGGGACTGGCGTCAATATGGATATGTGACTCCAGTAAAGAACCAG GGGTCTTGTGGATCTTGCTATGCATTTGCTGCAGTCGGAGCCCTGGAGGGCCAGTTGTTCAAGCAGACAGGCACACTGTTGCCTCTGAGTGAGCAGAACCTGGTAGACTGCAGTGGAGACTATCACAATAATGGCTGTGACGGTGGCTTGGCCATGAGGTGTTTTAGTTACGTCTCAGATCATGGGATTATGTCGGAGAGGAAATATCCTTACACTGCAGAG GTGGGCCCTTGTGAATACCAGAATGCAACAAAGGAAGCCTGGTGCAAGGGCTTCAACAGAGTTCCTTCTCTGGATGAAAAAGTGTTTCGAGACACTTTGTATGAGGTTGGCCCTATCGCTGTGTCTGTGAACGCCACACATCCCTCCTTCAAGTTCTACAAAGATG GAGTCCTCTACGAGCCAGACTGTTCAACAAGAACAAACCATGCTGTACTGGCTGTCGGGTATGGTAGTTCTTACCTGGACTACTGGATTGTGAAAAACAG CTGGGGTACTGGTTGGGGAAGAGACGGGTACATTCTCATGGCCAGAGGATACAACCAGTGTGGTATTGCCAGACGCCCAGTCTACCCTATTATGTGA